One Paenibacillus crassostreae DNA segment encodes these proteins:
- a CDS encoding arsenite methyltransferase: MTKLTNDQIRQNVRGRYQQIAVQQVEPSYSEGSTHTNNTISCCDTPTDFNTISAQLGYSNDELSAVPEGANLGPGCGNPQAIADMQLGEVVLDLGSGGGFDCFLASRQVGDTGHVLGVDMTPEMVSRARNNAIKGEFTNTEFRLGEIEYLPVADNTVNVIISNCVINLSPDKQQVFREAYRVLQPGGRLAISDIVTTAELPPEIKNDMNLLYSGCISGASSIDLLSAMLEQSGFSDISIEPKDESLSFIKDWVPGSNIENYIVSAIIKATKK; the protein is encoded by the coding sequence ATGACTAAGCTTACGAATGACCAGATTCGCCAGAACGTGCGAGGACGGTATCAACAAATCGCGGTACAACAGGTTGAACCGAGTTATTCAGAAGGTTCCACACATACAAACAATACAATCAGTTGCTGTGATACTCCGACAGACTTCAACACGATCTCTGCACAACTAGGTTATTCCAATGATGAATTATCTGCTGTACCCGAAGGGGCAAATTTAGGTCCCGGTTGTGGCAATCCCCAAGCTATCGCAGATATGCAATTAGGTGAAGTGGTCTTAGATCTTGGTAGTGGCGGTGGCTTTGATTGTTTCCTTGCTTCTCGCCAAGTGGGTGATACAGGCCATGTGCTCGGAGTGGATATGACTCCAGAAATGGTTAGTAGAGCACGTAACAACGCTATTAAGGGGGAATTTACGAATACCGAGTTCCGTTTAGGTGAAATTGAATATCTCCCAGTAGCAGATAATACGGTAAATGTCATTATTTCCAACTGCGTTATCAATCTATCACCAGATAAACAACAAGTGTTCCGTGAAGCATACCGTGTACTTCAACCCGGCGGCCGCCTTGCAATATCTGATATCGTCACGACGGCTGAACTCCCACCTGAAATTAAGAATGACATGAACTTACTGTATTCAGGATGCATTTCTGGAGCATCTTCCATTGATCTTCTAAGTGCAATGCTCGAACAAAGTGGATTCAGTGACATATCTATTGAGCCCAAAGATGAATCATTATCCTTTATTAAAGATTGGGTTCCCGGTTCAAATATCGAGAACTATATTGTCTCTGCGATCATAAAGGCAACAAAGAAATAG
- a CDS encoding SWIM zinc finger family protein: MNPTYIMDDTQWQNLIQNVAHNFNDLTIKRGFQYFKQGRVHSFTMSGPDHIEAVVEGTEDYSIKINIESFSANHCNCPVTANCKHIIAVLLEYANLQDRSVHALVNAHSAAMFKQVTKPSPHTAANRSIIQTPLQKAEASAKLKEQASHLSTKPISEWYELFEQCITPLGMKIPNGQYAQNALASIYTIKPQLSPVMELLFHLQVHLFVLKKLVKPLQKSENISNFYMGFHTQVAADDVLAEIERTFLNKLPLPTEPENWPYMKETLKGLRNDMLIEPQNLQYFLDVYNQLWSHWIYPNHIGSEMYLEELEHLQSAKDELGTSLSRLPWMLAQSWMHFYLTQDELSWALLKVGDKIYTIHPNHLYHFLSILMQTEEWARLTEWLIQIGPLLSSNRNSNLHQYWSYWETTIQYHPEAEQSMWATLVSMLPLSRNIYEEKLLNHGKWKQWMDYQLSTGREPLDYRVTVFQPVEKHAPELLLPFYHQAVERYVVQKNRDSYKLAVKLLKRLSKLYKKLKQEARWELFIASFVTRYSRLRALQEELRRGKLIS, from the coding sequence ATGAACCCAACCTATATTATGGATGATACGCAATGGCAAAATCTTATTCAAAACGTTGCACACAATTTCAATGACCTGACGATCAAGCGTGGGTTTCAATATTTCAAACAGGGACGTGTTCATTCATTCACCATGTCAGGTCCTGACCACATTGAGGCTGTAGTCGAAGGTACGGAGGACTACTCCATTAAGATCAATATAGAATCCTTCTCTGCTAATCACTGTAACTGTCCTGTAACGGCCAACTGTAAGCATATCATTGCTGTCCTGTTAGAGTACGCTAATCTACAAGATCGTTCAGTCCATGCGCTCGTGAATGCACATTCAGCAGCCATGTTCAAACAAGTTACCAAGCCATCTCCACATACAGCGGCTAATCGTTCAATTATTCAAACACCATTACAAAAGGCAGAAGCTTCTGCTAAATTGAAAGAACAAGCTAGTCACCTATCTACGAAGCCTATTTCAGAGTGGTATGAGCTATTCGAGCAATGTATTACTCCATTAGGGATGAAGATCCCCAATGGACAATATGCACAGAATGCTTTAGCATCCATATACACGATTAAACCTCAACTTTCACCAGTGATGGAGCTCCTTTTCCATTTACAGGTACATCTATTTGTATTGAAAAAGCTAGTGAAACCATTGCAGAAGTCTGAGAATATTTCCAATTTCTATATGGGATTTCATACACAGGTTGCTGCTGATGATGTGCTAGCAGAGATCGAACGTACCTTTTTAAATAAGCTTCCGCTTCCGACCGAACCAGAGAATTGGCCATATATGAAGGAAACATTAAAAGGTTTACGTAATGATATGCTCATAGAACCTCAGAACCTGCAATATTTTCTAGATGTCTACAATCAACTCTGGTCCCATTGGATTTATCCTAATCATATCGGTTCGGAGATGTACTTAGAGGAATTAGAACATTTACAATCGGCTAAAGATGAGCTTGGCACTTCACTATCAAGACTCCCATGGATGCTGGCTCAGAGCTGGATGCACTTCTATTTGACTCAAGATGAGCTATCGTGGGCTCTTTTAAAAGTTGGGGATAAAATCTACACGATCCATCCCAATCATCTATATCATTTCCTATCTATCCTAATGCAAACAGAAGAATGGGCTCGGTTGACAGAATGGCTTATCCAAATTGGCCCCCTACTCAGTAGTAATCGGAATAGTAACCTACATCAATACTGGAGCTATTGGGAGACGACTATTCAGTATCACCCGGAAGCAGAACAATCAATGTGGGCAACACTAGTCAGTATGCTACCTCTTTCTAGAAATATCTATGAAGAGAAGTTACTGAACCATGGTAAATGGAAGCAATGGATGGACTATCAATTAAGCACTGGAAGGGAACCTCTTGATTATCGAGTAACCGTATTTCAGCCTGTTGAGAAACATGCCCCCGAATTGCTATTACCCTTCTATCATCAAGCTGTTGAGAGATATGTTGTTCAGAAGAATAGAGACAGTTATAAGCTAGCTGTAAAGCTATTAAAGCGACTATCAAAGCTCTATAAAAAATTAAAACAAGAAGCACGCTGGGAGCTGTTTATCGCTTCATTCGTTACTCGCTATAGTCGATTACGCGCACTCCAAGAGGAGCTTCGGAGAGGAAAACTGATCTCATGA
- a CDS encoding IS110 family transposase → MEIVVERACGMDIHKDNITACILTSKGKEIQTFSTKTEFLLQLIDWIKQHECTHVAMESTGVFWKPIVNLLEAEGIEFLVVNAQHMKALPGRKTDIKDSEWIAKLLRHGLLKASFIPDRNQRELRELVRYRRSIIEERARQHNRIQKVLEGANIKLSSVVFDIMGVSSRDMLRAIADGEDDPEKLANFARRTKKRKKDELALALQGYVNPHQRLMIKTILTHIDFLSDQIVILDQEVATRVVPFHDDVERLDSIPGIATRMAEQILAEIGTNIKKQFPSAEHLCSWAGLVPGHNESAGKRKSAKAKNGNKYLKSALVEAAHSVAASKNYLGAMYRRTAARKGRKRAAISVAHAMLRIAYYLLTREEMYVYLGEDYFDKQKQQSIVKYAVRRLENLGYSVTIAEVS, encoded by the coding sequence GTGGAAATCGTTGTTGAACGAGCATGTGGTATGGATATTCATAAGGATAACATTACAGCATGTATTCTAACGTCGAAGGGAAAGGAGATTCAAACGTTTTCAACTAAAACGGAGTTTTTATTACAATTAATTGACTGGATTAAACAGCATGAGTGTACTCACGTTGCTATGGAAAGCACCGGCGTATTTTGGAAGCCTATTGTTAATTTACTTGAAGCTGAAGGAATTGAATTCTTAGTGGTAAATGCTCAGCATATGAAAGCATTGCCTGGACGTAAGACGGATATCAAAGATTCGGAATGGATTGCAAAGCTCCTACGTCATGGATTACTTAAAGCAAGTTTCATTCCAGACCGAAATCAACGGGAACTTCGAGAACTTGTTCGGTATCGTCGTAGTATCATTGAAGAAAGGGCTAGACAACATAATCGAATTCAAAAAGTATTAGAAGGAGCTAATATTAAACTCAGTTCTGTTGTTTTTGATATTATGGGCGTCTCCTCTCGCGACATGCTCCGTGCCATTGCTGATGGTGAAGATGATCCTGAGAAACTAGCGAACTTCGCTAGACGCACCAAGAAACGTAAAAAGGATGAGCTCGCACTTGCTCTTCAAGGTTATGTAAACCCTCACCAACGGCTGATGATTAAGACCATTTTAACTCACATTGATTTTTTAAGTGACCAGATCGTGATTTTAGATCAGGAAGTCGCTACGAGAGTAGTCCCTTTTCATGACGATGTCGAACGTTTAGATTCAATTCCTGGGATAGCCACTCGAATGGCAGAACAAATCTTAGCGGAAATTGGAACCAATATTAAGAAGCAGTTTCCCAGTGCTGAGCATTTATGCTCATGGGCTGGACTTGTACCTGGGCATAACGAAAGTGCAGGAAAGAGAAAATCTGCTAAAGCTAAAAATGGAAACAAATATCTGAAGTCCGCCTTAGTTGAAGCAGCTCATTCTGTTGCAGCGTCAAAGAACTATCTAGGTGCCATGTATAGACGAACCGCAGCGCGAAAAGGAAGGAAACGGGCAGCGATCTCTGTCGCGCATGCTATGTTGAGAATAGCCTACTATCTGTTAACACGTGAAGAAATGTATGTATACCTGGGCGAAGATTATTTTGACAAACAGAAGCAACAATCTATTGTGAAATACGCAGTTCGACGACTAGAAAACTTAGGTTATTCTGTAACTATTGCAGAAGTTTCTTAA